The proteins below come from a single Isoptericola dokdonensis DS-3 genomic window:
- a CDS encoding roadblock/LC7 domain-containing protein — protein MTLSTEATNFGWLLDNFVRTVPGSRHTLVVSADGLLMAMSDQLDRTSGDQLAAIVSGMSSLTRGASRQLNGGNVRQAVIEMDNGYLFLMNVSNGSVLAVVADANCDIGLIGYEMALLVSRTEATLTPQLISEMRGNLPVDGATRSARVG, from the coding sequence GTGACCCTCAGTACTGAAGCGACCAACTTCGGGTGGCTTCTCGACAACTTCGTCCGCACCGTGCCGGGCAGCCGCCACACCCTGGTGGTCTCGGCGGACGGTCTGCTCATGGCGATGTCGGACCAGCTCGACCGCACGAGCGGCGACCAGCTCGCCGCGATCGTGTCGGGCATGTCGAGCCTGACCCGCGGCGCCTCGCGGCAGCTCAACGGCGGCAACGTCCGCCAGGCCGTCATCGAGATGGACAACGGCTACCTCTTCCTGATGAACGTTTCCAACGGCTCCGTCCTGGCGGTCGTGGCGGACGCGAACTGCGACATCGGCCTCATCGGTTACGAGATGGCCCTGCTCGTCTCGCGCACCGAGGCGACGCTCACCCCGCAGCTCATCTCCGAGATGCGCGGCAACCTCCCGGTCGACGGCGCGACCCGCTCCGCGCGGGTGGGATGA
- a CDS encoding DUF742 domain-containing protein yields MTHAPFGSLGAHTADSYEASTVRPYAVTGGRVRSSMSDLPLEALVEVMPGAVSSFGLTPEKRAILQHAAHTYVSVAELSALLKLPLGVVRILVADMQEEGHITVHTSAPVNVHTGHGSNHSGLSLSVLESVLNGISAL; encoded by the coding sequence ATGACGCACGCACCGTTCGGTTCCCTGGGCGCGCACACCGCGGACAGCTACGAGGCGTCCACGGTGCGTCCCTACGCGGTCACCGGTGGCCGCGTCCGGTCGTCCATGTCCGACCTGCCCCTCGAGGCCCTGGTCGAGGTGATGCCGGGCGCCGTGAGCAGCTTCGGCCTCACCCCGGAGAAGCGCGCGATCCTGCAGCACGCGGCGCACACCTACGTCTCGGTGGCCGAGCTCTCCGCCCTGCTCAAGCTCCCCCTGGGGGTGGTCCGCATCCTCGTCGCGGACATGCAGGAGGAGGGCCACATCACCGTGCACACCTCAGCCCCGGTCAACGTCCACACGGGTCACGGCAGCAACCACTCGGGGCTTTCCCTGAGCGTCTTGGAGAGTGTTCTCAATGGCATTTCCGCCCTCTGA
- a CDS encoding GTP-binding protein, with product MVVAGGFAVGKTTFIGSISDVEPLNTEAAMTEHSVGVDDAGGVTDRKTTTTVAMDFGRVSLPGNLWLYLFGTPGQDRFLFMWDDLVRGAIGAVVLVDTDRLEQCFPAIDYFESRGVPFVVGVNCFDGVAKHRLEDVREALQIPAHVPMLYTDARSRAATKQTLISLVQLAMRQLRSGGSAS from the coding sequence ATCGTGGTGGCCGGCGGGTTCGCCGTCGGCAAGACGACGTTCATCGGCTCGATCTCCGACGTCGAGCCGCTCAACACCGAGGCCGCGATGACGGAGCACTCCGTGGGCGTCGACGACGCCGGCGGTGTCACCGACCGCAAGACCACCACGACGGTGGCCATGGACTTCGGCCGTGTCTCCCTGCCGGGCAACCTCTGGCTCTACCTGTTCGGCACCCCTGGCCAGGACCGCTTCCTGTTCATGTGGGACGACCTGGTGCGCGGTGCGATCGGTGCGGTCGTCCTGGTGGACACCGACCGGCTCGAGCAGTGCTTCCCCGCCATCGACTACTTCGAGTCGCGGGGCGTGCCGTTCGTCGTCGGCGTGAACTGCTTCGACGGCGTCGCGAAGCACCGTCTCGAGGACGTCCGCGAGGCGCTCCAGATCCCGGCCCACGTACCCATGCTCTACACGGACGCGCGCTCCCGGGCCGCGACCAAGCAGACGCTGATCTCGCTCGTGCAGCTCGCGATGCGTCAGCTGCGCTCCGGCGGCTCCGCCAGCTGA